A genomic segment from Spirochaetota bacterium encodes:
- a CDS encoding M55 family metallopeptidase — MKKYMIRCDIEGVTGVVSPEQAAPNGSEFEFGRRMFMSDITALVDGLNAGGADEIWIYDEHYYGRNIDLSVMPKNVFCVCGKPPYRADWAGGLDASFNGLILLGFHSKWGTPGGLLPHSYEHDIRDIVLNGVSVGEIGMEAAIAGDFDVPLLLMVGDSAGVAEAEKLIPHVTGVSVKTSIGENGAICFSAQETSARIAAAAKAIVKTPPRAKPYRITEEIYCAITLNDGTYHDAFRSLFAARMSDDRTVVLRGNAVTSVWAEYWQMKLSAQVLAQAKVKG, encoded by the coding sequence ATGAAGAAATACATGATACGCTGCGACATCGAGGGCGTTACCGGCGTGGTAAGCCCCGAGCAGGCAGCGCCGAACGGATCGGAATTCGAATTCGGACGACGCATGTTCATGTCCGATATTACCGCGCTTGTCGACGGGCTTAATGCCGGCGGTGCCGATGAGATATGGATATATGACGAGCATTACTACGGAAGGAACATCGATCTTAGCGTCATGCCAAAGAACGTGTTCTGCGTATGCGGCAAACCCCCGTATCGTGCGGATTGGGCGGGCGGGCTTGATGCTTCATTCAATGGTTTGATACTCCTCGGCTTTCACTCGAAGTGGGGAACACCGGGCGGGCTCTTGCCGCATTCGTACGAGCATGACATCCGCGATATCGTTCTCAATGGCGTTTCCGTCGGCGAGATCGGAATGGAAGCGGCTATTGCCGGCGACTTCGATGTTCCGCTCCTGCTCATGGTGGGCGATTCGGCTGGTGTTGCCGAAGCGGAGAAACTCATCCCGCATGTGACCGGTGTATCGGTAAAAACGTCTATCGGTGAGAACGGTGCCATTTGTTTTTCGGCGCAGGAAACATCGGCGCGTATCGCTGCTGCGGCGAAAGCGATCGTAAAAACACCGCCACGGGCAAAGCCCTACCGTATCACGGAAGAGATATACTGTGCGATAACGCTTAATGACGGTACATACCATGACGCGTTCCGGTCGCTCTTCGCGGCTCGCATGTCCGATGACCGCACGGTCGTTCTCCGCGGGAATGCCGTGACCTCAGTATGGGCCGAATACTGGCAAATGAAGCTCAGTGCACAAGTGCTTGCGCAAGCAAAGGTAAAAGGATAA
- a CDS encoding sugar phosphate isomerase/epimerase codes for MKGSIRENAKIGLVHHMLYPACTGDEAFHVETLASFVKRTDIDTFDCCVPYGADARKKATAIVTSAGKPVCYATHLIPLRKLSCASLLPNEQGIMRMLMIDQLDAAKAVGAKEMIFASGADAAAGKRAEALAMFKDFCVFLCTEAKKRGITVLLEPFDTDFDKKFLMGPTTECVNLIHSLEPKIDNLGIELDMAHIPLMHETFDQAIRTVAPYLKRVHLGNCVMKDASNPWYGDNHPPMGIEGGEIDVPVLTEILRILVDIGYIGKDNKGTLVVEMQPFPGRSVDETIADNFRRLDEAWESV; via the coding sequence ATGAAAGGGAGTATCCGCGAAAACGCGAAGATCGGTCTTGTGCATCACATGCTCTATCCCGCATGCACCGGGGATGAAGCATTTCACGTGGAAACGCTCGCTTCATTCGTCAAACGAACCGACATCGACACATTCGACTGCTGTGTGCCGTACGGCGCTGATGCACGAAAAAAAGCGACCGCCATCGTTACAAGCGCGGGCAAACCCGTGTGCTATGCGACGCATCTGATACCGCTGAGGAAATTATCGTGTGCAAGCCTCTTGCCGAACGAGCAGGGCATCATGCGTATGCTCATGATCGATCAGCTCGATGCGGCAAAAGCTGTCGGCGCGAAGGAAATGATTTTTGCTTCCGGCGCCGATGCGGCAGCGGGAAAACGCGCCGAGGCGCTGGCGATGTTCAAGGACTTCTGCGTTTTTCTCTGCACAGAAGCGAAGAAGCGCGGCATAACCGTTCTCCTTGAGCCGTTCGATACCGACTTCGATAAGAAATTCCTCATGGGGCCGACGACGGAATGCGTCAACCTCATCCATTCGCTTGAGCCGAAGATCGACAATCTCGGCATTGAGCTCGACATGGCGCATATACCGCTCATGCACGAAACCTTCGATCAAGCGATACGCACTGTCGCGCCGTATCTCAAGCGTGTGCATCTGGGTAATTGCGTCATGAAGGATGCATCGAACCCGTGGTACGGCGATAATCATCCGCCGATGGGGATAGAAGGCGGGGAGATAGATGTGCCGGTGCTTACAGAAATTCTCCGCATTCTCGTCGATATCGGGTATATCGGCAAAGACAATAAAGGAACGCTCGTGGTAGAGATGCAGCCTTTCCCGGGGAGAAGCGTTGATGAGACCATTGCGGATAATTTCCGACGGCTTGATGAAGCGTGGGAAAGCGTTTGA
- a CDS encoding uroporphyrinogen decarboxylase family protein, translated as MGQMTSHERILRMFEHREADRIAIWDRPWGYDTVLRWESEGMPKGMDYAEYFGFERMVQIQPDNSPRFEQKKIEENDEYNTYTTAWGATARSFKKMTSTPEYLDYRVKTPDDWRAAKERMTPTRDRIPWEQLEKNYKRWRAEGYWIQPNIWFGYDITHSYMVGMERMLMALAEKPEWCIEMFDHELTVSLALLDMIWDAGYHFDAVRFPDDMGYKHAQFFSVAMYRELLKPFHKRAIDWCHAKKIKAYMHSCGDIRPFIPELVDIGLDCINPLEVKAGMDPIALKKEYGDKLMFHGGVDALLWNDIDRMEAQVRALVPVMKKNGGFMLGTDHSIPMTAGAADVKRIVRAAIESGTY; from the coding sequence ATGGGGCAGATGACATCGCATGAGCGAATACTCCGCATGTTCGAACACCGCGAAGCCGACCGCATCGCGATATGGGACAGGCCGTGGGGATACGACACGGTACTTCGCTGGGAAAGCGAGGGCATGCCGAAGGGAATGGACTATGCGGAATATTTCGGTTTTGAACGCATGGTGCAGATTCAGCCGGACAACAGCCCGCGGTTCGAGCAGAAAAAGATCGAAGAGAACGATGAGTATAATACCTATACTACAGCATGGGGAGCAACGGCGCGCAGTTTCAAGAAAATGACCTCCACGCCGGAGTATCTCGATTACCGGGTGAAAACGCCCGACGATTGGCGTGCGGCGAAAGAGCGCATGACGCCGACGCGCGACCGCATTCCCTGGGAACAATTGGAGAAGAACTATAAGCGATGGCGTGCGGAGGGGTATTGGATACAGCCGAACATCTGGTTCGGATATGATATCACGCATTCGTACATGGTTGGCATGGAGCGCATGCTCATGGCTCTCGCGGAGAAACCCGAGTGGTGCATAGAGATGTTCGATCATGAGCTTACGGTATCGCTCGCCCTCCTCGATATGATATGGGACGCGGGTTATCACTTCGATGCGGTGCGATTTCCCGATGATATGGGATACAAGCATGCGCAGTTCTTTTCAGTGGCGATGTATCGCGAATTGCTGAAACCGTTCCATAAACGCGCGATAGACTGGTGCCATGCGAAAAAAATAAAAGCGTATATGCATTCCTGCGGCGATATACGCCCGTTCATACCCGAGCTTGTCGATATCGGCCTTGACTGCATCAATCCGCTCGAGGTGAAAGCCGGTATGGATCCGATCGCTCTCAAAAAAGAATACGGTGACAAGCTCATGTTCCACGGCGGGGTGGATGCTCTCTTGTGGAATGACATCGACCGCATGGAAGCTCAGGTCCGTGCGCTTGTGCCGGTCATGAAAAAGAACGGCGGGTTCATGCTCGGCACCGATCATTCGATACCGATGACGGCAGGGGCTGCCGATGTGAAACGCATCGTCCGAGCTGCAATAGAATCGGGAACTTATTGA
- a CDS encoding uroporphyrinogen decarboxylase family protein — translation MKPRDRVLTALSREKPDRVPFQATFTPEFAARLRKHYSLPDGAPHDPHSGRWNGYELEVLTGQDALQCSAGWFTGYYHDTKPYVDEWGVRWYVEKYDTPFGEGSYTAVKEGPLYDERNIASYRAPDPNRPELYANIERLIREYGNEYYIIGRLHTTVFETAWALRRMDNLFLDFALDPEQAHAVLDIPYRYHKAVAENMARRGVDMIWLGDDIGAQKNLMMSPDDWRTYLKPRMADIIASVKSIKPDISIAYHTDGFNTPLIPEYIEIGIDVLNPVQAESMDPAEIKRLFGTRMSFFGAIDVQSTLPFGKPDDVKREVATRFATVGTGGGWLCAPTHHVQLDTPLDNFFALMDAVSHCRY, via the coding sequence ATGAAGCCGCGTGACCGAGTACTGACGGCGCTTAGCCGCGAAAAGCCCGATCGAGTGCCGTTCCAGGCGACATTCACGCCTGAGTTCGCCGCGCGGCTGCGAAAGCACTATTCCCTGCCCGACGGCGCGCCGCATGATCCGCACAGCGGACGCTGGAACGGGTATGAGCTTGAAGTCCTTACGGGGCAGGATGCGCTGCAGTGTTCCGCGGGCTGGTTCACCGGTTACTATCACGATACCAAGCCCTATGTAGACGAATGGGGAGTGCGGTGGTATGTAGAAAAGTATGACACGCCGTTCGGCGAGGGGAGCTATACCGCGGTCAAGGAAGGCCCGTTGTACGACGAGAGGAATATCGCATCCTACCGTGCGCCCGATCCGAACCGTCCGGAATTGTATGCGAACATTGAAAGGCTGATACGCGAGTATGGGAACGAATACTATATCATCGGCAGACTGCATACCACCGTTTTTGAGACCGCATGGGCGCTGCGCCGTATGGATAATCTGTTCCTCGATTTTGCGTTGGATCCCGAGCAGGCGCATGCGGTGCTCGATATTCCGTACCGATACCACAAAGCGGTGGCGGAGAATATGGCGCGCCGCGGTGTGGACATGATTTGGCTCGGCGACGATATCGGCGCACAGAAGAATCTCATGATGTCGCCTGACGATTGGCGCACATACTTAAAACCGCGCATGGCGGATATCATCGCAAGCGTGAAAAGTATAAAACCCGACATTTCGATAGCGTATCATACCGACGGCTTCAATACGCCGCTCATTCCGGAGTATATCGAGATAGGCATCGATGTGCTCAACCCCGTGCAGGCGGAGAGCATGGATCCCGCGGAAATAAAACGCCTCTTCGGCACAAGGATGTCGTTCTTCGGTGCCATAGATGTTCAGTCGACGCTCCCGTTCGGGAAACCCGATGACGTGAAGCGTGAGGTTGCAACGCGCTTTGCCACTGTCGGCACCGGCGGGGGGTGGCTCTGCGCCCCCACGCATCATGTGCAGCTCGACACACCCCTCGATAATTTCTTCGCGCTTATGGACGCGGTCAGTCATTGTCGCTACTGA
- a CDS encoding SGNH/GDSL hydrolase family protein — MKRVLLIGDSIRMSYQLEVCTALAGTTKVFAPVENCRHSTNVRECIAEWMNDFRPDIVHINAGLHDLIRNRETRGYQFPVDVYARNIEAAVDVMRDAKVSVLWALTSPVNDAWNLKTHGYQMRSDADVKLYNDAASDVMKRLGVPVNDLYAVVLREGMEKMHTPDGVHFNEAGQKILGAAVSQKIKSVFG; from the coding sequence ATGAAACGAGTACTGCTTATCGGCGACTCGATACGCATGAGCTATCAGCTTGAGGTGTGTACGGCGCTCGCCGGCACGACGAAAGTGTTCGCGCCGGTGGAGAATTGCCGGCATAGCACGAATGTGCGCGAGTGCATCGCCGAATGGATGAACGACTTTCGACCCGACATTGTTCACATCAATGCGGGGCTTCACGATCTCATACGCAACCGCGAAACGAGGGGGTATCAGTTTCCCGTCGATGTCTATGCACGGAACATCGAAGCGGCGGTCGATGTGATGCGCGATGCGAAAGTGAGTGTGCTATGGGCGCTTACGTCGCCGGTGAACGATGCGTGGAATCTCAAAACGCATGGGTATCAGATGCGTTCCGATGCCGATGTAAAACTCTATAACGATGCCGCGAGCGATGTCATGAAACGGCTCGGCGTTCCGGTGAACGACCTGTATGCCGTCGTGCTCCGAGAAGGGATGGAGAAGATGCATACGCCGGACGGCGTTCATTTTAATGAGGCGGGGCAAAAGATACTCGGTGCGGCGGTATCGCAAAAGATCAAGTCGGTATTTGGTTGA